The following are encoded together in the Bacillota bacterium genome:
- a CDS encoding decaprenyl-phosphate phosphoribosyltransferase, with translation MLRPKQWLKNFFVFAALVFSRSAFQLPLLGATAAAFALFCLLGSGMYVFNDILDRERDRAHPVKCCRPIAAGRISVRAALLCALLLVGTALAGSFLVAPALGFVALGYAVLMAAYSLYLKEQVIFDILTIAAGFILRVAAGAAAAGISLSPWLFLCTVFLSLFLALGKRRHELYLLSRAAAGHRPALDHYSFAFIDQMVAIATSATILSYSLYTFLAPTSRALMATIPFVLYGLFRYLYVVYQQNGGGAPEDVLLRDRPLQATVLLWILACLLILYLLAPPGAPV, from the coding sequence ATGCTGAGGCCGAAGCAGTGGCTGAAAAATTTCTTCGTCTTTGCCGCCCTTGTTTTTTCCCGCAGCGCTTTTCAGCTTCCCCTGCTGGGGGCGACGGCAGCGGCCTTTGCTCTCTTCTGCCTGCTTGGAAGCGGGATGTACGTTTTCAACGACATCCTGGACCGGGAGCGGGACCGGGCCCACCCGGTGAAGTGCTGCCGCCCCATTGCGGCGGGCCGGATTTCCGTGAGGGCCGCCCTCCTTTGCGCCCTCCTCCTGGTGGGAACGGCGCTCGCGGGCTCTTTTCTGGTTGCTCCGGCCCTGGGTTTCGTTGCTCTCGGCTACGCCGTGCTGATGGCCGCCTATTCCCTCTACCTCAAGGAGCAGGTCATTTTCGACATTCTGACGATAGCTGCCGGGTTTATCCTGCGGGTGGCGGCGGGAGCGGCCGCGGCAGGTATTTCCCTTTCCCCCTGGCTTTTCCTCTGCACCGTCTTCCTTTCCCTCTTCCTCGCCCTGGGGAAGCGGCGCCACGAACTCTACCTCCTGAGCCGGGCGGCCGCCGGGCACCGCCCTGCGCTCGATCACTACTCTTTCGCCTTCATCGACCAGATGGTGGCCATCGCCACTTCCGCCACCATCCTGTCTTACTCCCTCTACACCTTCCTTGCCCCCACTTCGAGGGCGCTCATGGCAACGATCCCCTTCGTCCTCTACGGCCTCTTCCGCTACCTCTACGTGGTCTACCAGCAGAACGGGGGAGGCGCCCCTGAAGACGTGCTCCTGCGCGACCGCCCCCTCCAGGCGACGGTTCTTCTCTGGATTCTCGCCTGCCTTCTGATTCTCTATCTCCTTGCCCCACCCGGGGCCCCCGTTTAG
- a CDS encoding DUF362 domain-containing protein → MARHGKRARVCVLRTSPETVLEDYERLLELAGLEQALDRAAPTIIKLNLSWTKYFPACSTQPWQLEGVLRYLFKQGFARENLFPVENKTVVTDPLKGAANNAWLPVLARYGLDFIPLPGVKWVPFRPQRKLLMLDKIFPEGFCIPELFLGKQVIHLPTMKTHGHSVTTGAVKNSFGGLLQEVRHYCHKHIHEVLADLMILQQEIHTGIFGVMDGTVAGDGAGPRTMVPRVKNVILAGADSVALDAVAARLMGFRPLEIPYLRICHELGLGVADPQEIEVLGEDVAGVDFGFRVRRSLVIWGDQMIRKGPLRPLERLLLHTKLAAWAPLASNIYHDWLWYPTVGRRRIREFLATGWGELFLKYKDFSSGEGARKSSGSKMGKRKQSEE, encoded by the coding sequence ATGGCACGGCACGGGAAAAGAGCGCGCGTCTGCGTCCTGCGGACGAGTCCGGAAACCGTTCTGGAGGACTACGAGCGCCTGCTGGAACTGGCAGGCCTGGAGCAGGCGCTCGACCGGGCTGCTCCAACCATCATCAAGCTCAACCTCTCCTGGACGAAGTATTTCCCCGCCTGCTCCACCCAGCCCTGGCAGCTGGAGGGGGTGTTGCGGTATCTTTTCAAGCAGGGCTTTGCGAGGGAAAACCTTTTCCCTGTGGAGAATAAAACCGTCGTCACCGATCCCCTGAAAGGGGCGGCCAACAACGCCTGGCTCCCCGTCCTCGCCCGCTACGGCCTCGACTTCATCCCCCTCCCGGGGGTGAAGTGGGTTCCCTTCCGGCCGCAGCGGAAGCTCTTGATGCTGGACAAAATCTTTCCGGAGGGGTTCTGCATTCCGGAGCTTTTTCTGGGAAAGCAGGTGATCCACCTCCCCACCATGAAAACCCACGGCCACAGCGTCACCACCGGAGCCGTTAAGAACTCCTTCGGCGGCCTCCTCCAGGAGGTGCGCCACTACTGCCACAAGCACATCCACGAGGTGCTGGCGGACCTCATGATCCTCCAGCAGGAGATCCACACCGGCATCTTTGGGGTGATGGACGGGACGGTGGCGGGGGACGGGGCGGGCCCCCGCACGATGGTCCCCCGGGTGAAGAACGTCATCCTGGCCGGGGCGGACTCGGTGGCCCTGGACGCGGTCGCGGCCAGGCTCATGGGATTCCGGCCGCTGGAGATCCCTTACCTGCGCATCTGCCACGAGCTGGGCCTGGGGGTGGCGGACCCGCAGGAGATCGAGGTGCTTGGTGAAGACGTTGCGGGGGTGGATTTCGGCTTCAGGGTGAGGCGGAGCCTGGTGATCTGGGGAGACCAGATGATCCGGAAGGGCCCCTTAAGGCCGCTGGAGCGCCTCCTGCTGCACACGAAGCTGGCGGCCTGGGCGCCCCTCGCCTCGAACATTTACCACGACTGGCTCTGGTACCCGACGGTGGGGCGCCGCCGCATCCGGGAGTTCCTGGCAACGGGGTGGGGGGAGCTCTTCCTCAAGTACAAAGACTTTTCCTCAGGCGAAGGGGCGAGGAAAAGCTCAGGCAGCAAGATGGGAAAAAGAAAACAGAGCGAAGAATAA
- a CDS encoding efflux RND transporter periplasmic adaptor subunit, translated as MELQMGESGMGQREQKRPEAGGLDASRALQAGAGEAGDPGAGGGDRAGAGAGAGAPRPVKGRVKGWLLAGAVLAVLIGVPLAVRFLRGEAPVAEQGPGAVPVEVAAVARRDVSRAVRLTGRVAPRVEIKVLPKIAGRIKSIEVDVGDRVRAGQVLVRLDDAEIAAQVRQAEAALAVAEAGARAAAANLEDARRNLERMKQLYEAGAVPLQQLEQAQLRYDQAAAGVSEAQVAQARAALEAARVQLANTVITAPAGGIVAARSAQVGEMAAPTQPLLTLIDIDQVQVEVSVTEAEVNRLRPGQEVPVTVAAVSEKPLTGRIASLAPAADPRSKMFPVKITLSNPGHRLKPGMFAEVSLTAEVRRQVLVVPVGAVLEKEGRAVVYVVEGGRARERRVEAGLSDGKFTEIKKGLREGEQVVVSGQEFLVDGARVAVKGALS; from the coding sequence GTGGAGCTGCAGATGGGAGAATCGGGAATGGGTCAAAGGGAGCAGAAAAGGCCGGAGGCCGGGGGTTTGGATGCTTCAAGAGCGTTGCAGGCAGGTGCAGGGGAAGCCGGAGATCCCGGTGCGGGGGGTGGTGATCGGGCGGGTGCCGGCGCGGGGGCCGGAGCGCCGCGTCCGGTTAAAGGCCGGGTGAAAGGCTGGCTCCTCGCGGGGGCGGTTCTCGCCGTCTTAATCGGCGTTCCCCTTGCCGTCCGCTTTCTGAGGGGGGAGGCCCCGGTTGCCGAGCAGGGGCCAGGGGCGGTTCCTGTAGAGGTTGCCGCCGTGGCACGGAGGGATGTGAGCCGCGCCGTCAGGCTCACCGGCAGGGTTGCCCCCAGGGTGGAAATCAAGGTTCTCCCGAAGATCGCGGGCCGGATTAAGTCAATCGAGGTGGATGTGGGGGACCGCGTCCGGGCGGGCCAGGTTCTGGTGCGCCTGGACGACGCGGAGATCGCCGCCCAGGTGCGCCAGGCGGAGGCCGCCCTCGCGGTTGCGGAGGCCGGGGCGCGGGCTGCTGCCGCCAACCTCGAAGACGCCCGCCGGAACCTGGAGCGGATGAAGCAGCTGTACGAGGCCGGGGCGGTTCCCCTCCAGCAGCTGGAGCAGGCGCAGCTCCGCTACGACCAGGCCGCTGCCGGAGTGAGCGAGGCCCAGGTCGCGCAGGCGCGCGCCGCCCTCGAGGCCGCCCGGGTCCAGCTTGCCAACACGGTGATTACCGCTCCGGCCGGCGGCATCGTTGCGGCGCGTTCCGCCCAGGTCGGGGAGATGGCCGCGCCCACGCAGCCCCTCTTGACCCTGATTGACATCGACCAGGTCCAGGTGGAGGTGAGCGTGACCGAGGCCGAGGTCAACAGGCTCCGGCCCGGCCAGGAGGTTCCGGTGACCGTAGCGGCCGTGAGTGAAAAGCCCCTCACCGGGCGGATTGCCTCCCTTGCCCCTGCGGCAGATCCCCGCAGCAAAATGTTCCCCGTCAAAATCACCCTCTCCAACCCCGGCCACAGGCTCAAGCCCGGGATGTTCGCCGAGGTCAGCCTTACTGCCGAGGTGCGCCGGCAGGTTCTCGTGGTGCCGGTGGGGGCGGTTCTGGAAAAGGAAGGGAGAGCCGTTGTCTATGTGGTGGAGGGCGGCCGCGCCCGGGAGCGCCGGGTGGAGGCGGGCCTCTCCGACGGGAAATTCACGGAAATCAAGAAGGGGTTGAGGGAAGGGGAGCAGGTGGTCGTCTCCGGCCAGGAGTTTCTGGTTGATGGGGCAAGGGTAGCCGTGAAGGGGGCCCTTTCATGA
- a CDS encoding FMN-binding glutamate synthase family protein: MSFSKPNASAATLTRSRTRESVCPFSGLCATCLDGCVGLCEVGKSAYRGKEVLYPQPFGKTTSASEKDYPVDFSHFNIMGTAAGAVGVEADSDRAIFPAVDITTEIGAAEKIRLRVPLVIAGMGSTDIARIHWEGLAAGAAISGAVIVVGENVCGMDPDLETKNGRVTRSPHLEARLKAFRDWYDGWGAIAVQANVEDTRLGVLEYAVEKLGVEAVELKWGQGAKDIGGEVKLSSLERALQLKRRGYIVLPDPEDPAVQKDFERGVFKEFERHSRVGMVEEEAFLKQVEYLRKLGAKFIFLKTGAYRPADLARAVRLASEARLDLLTVDGAGGGTGMSPWRMMNEWGIPTVYIEALLVRCLDRLAARGAFIPSVAIAGGFTLEDHLFKGFALGAPYVRAIGMARAPLTAAMVGRKIGHDLAEGNLSREHARYGDTLEQIFVTSGELKARFGQDFAKLPPGAIGVYTYFERLSQGLRQLMCGARKFALKYIDRSDIAALTREASEVTGIPHIMDLDQELVEEILSSQALSCS, from the coding sequence ATGTCTTTCAGCAAACCCAACGCCAGCGCTGCTACCCTGACGAGGAGCCGGACCAGGGAAAGCGTCTGCCCCTTCAGCGGGCTCTGCGCCACCTGCCTGGACGGGTGCGTGGGGCTCTGCGAGGTGGGGAAGTCCGCCTACCGGGGGAAAGAGGTGCTTTACCCCCAGCCCTTTGGAAAAACCACTTCCGCTTCGGAAAAGGATTACCCCGTTGACTTCTCCCATTTCAACATCATGGGCACCGCCGCCGGCGCCGTTGGCGTCGAGGCGGACAGCGACCGCGCCATCTTCCCGGCGGTGGATATCACCACCGAGATCGGGGCCGCAGAGAAGATCAGGCTCCGGGTGCCGCTGGTCATTGCAGGGATGGGGTCCACCGACATCGCCCGCATCCACTGGGAGGGCCTGGCCGCAGGCGCGGCGATCTCCGGGGCCGTGATCGTCGTCGGGGAAAACGTCTGCGGTATGGACCCTGACCTGGAGACGAAGAACGGGAGGGTGACCCGCTCTCCCCACCTGGAGGCGCGCCTCAAGGCCTTCCGCGACTGGTACGACGGCTGGGGCGCAATCGCGGTCCAGGCCAACGTCGAAGACACCCGGCTCGGGGTTCTTGAGTACGCCGTTGAGAAGCTCGGCGTTGAGGCGGTCGAACTCAAGTGGGGCCAGGGCGCGAAGGACATCGGCGGGGAGGTCAAGCTCTCCTCTCTGGAGCGCGCCCTCCAGCTGAAGCGGCGCGGCTACATCGTCCTTCCCGACCCGGAGGACCCCGCGGTGCAGAAGGACTTCGAGCGGGGAGTTTTCAAGGAGTTTGAGCGCCACTCCCGGGTCGGAATGGTGGAGGAGGAGGCCTTCCTGAAGCAGGTGGAATACCTGCGGAAGCTCGGCGCGAAGTTCATCTTTCTGAAGACAGGCGCCTACCGCCCTGCCGACCTTGCCCGCGCCGTCAGGCTCGCCTCCGAGGCGCGCCTCGACCTCCTCACCGTTGACGGGGCAGGGGGAGGCACCGGGATGAGCCCCTGGCGGATGATGAACGAGTGGGGGATTCCCACCGTCTACATTGAGGCCCTCCTTGTGCGCTGCCTCGACCGCCTCGCGGCGCGCGGCGCCTTCATCCCGAGCGTTGCCATTGCCGGCGGGTTCACCCTTGAGGATCACCTGTTTAAGGGATTCGCCCTCGGCGCTCCCTACGTCAGGGCGATCGGAATGGCCCGCGCTCCTCTCACGGCGGCCATGGTGGGGCGCAAGATCGGGCACGACCTGGCGGAGGGGAACCTGAGCAGGGAGCATGCCAGGTACGGCGACACCCTGGAGCAGATCTTCGTGACGAGCGGCGAGCTTAAAGCGCGCTTCGGCCAGGACTTCGCGAAGCTGCCGCCCGGGGCAATCGGGGTCTACACCTACTTCGAGCGCCTCAGCCAGGGGCTCCGCCAGCTGATGTGCGGAGCGCGGAAGTTTGCCCTGAAGTACATCGACAGGAGCGACATCGCCGCCCTGACGCGTGAGGCCAGCGAAGTTACGGGAATCCCGCACATCATGGACCTGGACCAGGAGCTTGTGGAAGAGATTCTCTCGTCTCAAGCCCTGTCCTGCTCTTAG
- a CDS encoding efflux RND transporter permease subunit: MNLPELAVRRSVTVFMVVLGLVVLGCVSLSRLAIDLFPNLKLPVAAVMVEYPGAGPQEVEKAVTEPLEEILATVNNVDTIKSESRAGSSMIILWFAWGTDMDFATLQMREKIDMIKGMLPEDVKNPMVFKMDPAMMPVLQVGMSGGRDLAELTRLAEDVVKPRLERLPGAAWVIVTGGRAREVHVLVDPVKLDSFGLSLEQVAQALRAENVELSAGSLAEGKKEFVIRTTGEFRDLAQLAGVPLITPQGSVVYLKDVAEIAQGYTDAAQETYMNGRPSVGVHVLKQSGANTVQVAERVKRELEALKKELPGNVEVNTVFDQSRFIRDAIDSVVNNAMIGAVLAVLILFLFLRHVRTTLVIALSIPISIIATFILVYFAGLTLNMLSLGGLALGVGMVVDNSIVVLENIYRYRQEGYSLWEAATAGAQEVAMAITASTLTTVIVFLPVVFVQGLASQIFRDLSLTVAFSLLASLLVALTLVPVLAYRLLPAVPAAAQPRTWAGRASSAVGRWLEAVRDFYRVVLAWALEHRKAVVLGTLAVFLASLALVPVIGVEFLPKMDAGEISIKIEMPRGTALAETGRVAGRVEEICASLPEVRTTFVSVGSAEEMGGFGTAEADRARLRVQLAPRRERQRSTEDVVDEIRHRVAGIPGARIDVAAVDPKMAGMPTEAPIALTVRGEDLGVLKNAAELVAQEVRRVPGTRDVRTSLEEGKPEVEVRLDRDRAAAYGLGTAQVAQTLRTAVFGQVVTRYRSGGEELDLRVRLAPGARQRVQDLGDLRIASPAGIAVPLREIAELREVEGPSIITRENQTRVCYVTGDLKGRPLGDVMKDVQARLAALRLPPGYEIIYGGEHKEMKESFGSLTFALLLGVLLVYMVMASQFESLFHPFVIMFTMPLAFIGVVLGLVLTGKTFNIATFIGVIMLAGIVVNNAIVLVDYINTLRRRGMELREAILQAGPVRLRPVLMTALTTILGMVPLALGIGEGAEADAPLAVAVIGGLTVATFLTLVVVPVVYTLLEDLGGRLQGRFGSARQAAGLEEFPGGVER, translated from the coding sequence ATGAACCTCCCGGAGCTTGCCGTGCGCCGTTCCGTTACGGTTTTTATGGTGGTTTTGGGGCTGGTCGTGCTCGGATGCGTGTCTTTGAGCCGCCTTGCCATCGACCTTTTCCCCAACCTGAAGCTCCCCGTCGCCGCGGTGATGGTGGAGTACCCCGGCGCCGGCCCCCAGGAAGTAGAGAAGGCCGTCACCGAGCCCCTCGAAGAGATTCTGGCGACCGTCAACAACGTGGATACCATCAAGTCCGAAAGCCGGGCGGGCTCCTCCATGATCATCCTCTGGTTTGCCTGGGGCACGGACATGGACTTCGCCACCCTCCAGATGCGGGAAAAGATCGACATGATCAAGGGGATGCTCCCCGAAGATGTGAAGAACCCGATGGTCTTTAAGATGGACCCGGCGATGATGCCTGTTCTCCAGGTCGGGATGAGCGGCGGGAGAGATCTTGCAGAACTGACGCGCCTTGCCGAAGACGTGGTGAAGCCCAGGCTGGAGCGCCTGCCCGGCGCCGCCTGGGTGATCGTCACCGGGGGGCGCGCCCGCGAGGTCCACGTGCTGGTCGACCCGGTGAAGCTGGACTCCTTCGGCCTCTCCCTCGAACAGGTGGCCCAGGCCCTGCGCGCCGAAAACGTGGAGCTTTCTGCGGGGAGCCTGGCGGAGGGGAAGAAGGAGTTCGTCATCCGGACCACCGGCGAGTTCCGGGACCTCGCGCAGCTGGCAGGCGTTCCCCTGATTACCCCCCAGGGGAGCGTCGTCTACCTGAAAGACGTCGCCGAAATCGCGCAGGGCTACACTGATGCAGCCCAGGAGACCTACATGAACGGGCGCCCCAGCGTCGGGGTCCACGTCCTGAAGCAGTCCGGGGCGAATACGGTTCAGGTGGCGGAGCGGGTGAAGCGGGAGCTGGAGGCCTTGAAAAAGGAGCTTCCGGGCAACGTGGAAGTGAACACGGTTTTCGACCAGTCCAGGTTCATCCGTGACGCCATCGACAGCGTTGTGAACAATGCCATGATCGGGGCGGTGCTGGCGGTTCTGATCCTCTTCCTCTTCCTCCGCCACGTCCGGACGACCCTCGTGATCGCTCTCTCCATTCCGATCTCGATCATCGCCACCTTCATCCTCGTCTACTTCGCGGGCCTCACCCTGAACATGCTCTCCCTGGGAGGCCTCGCCCTGGGCGTGGGGATGGTGGTGGACAACTCCATCGTCGTGCTCGAAAACATCTACCGCTACCGGCAGGAGGGGTACTCCCTGTGGGAGGCGGCGACGGCCGGGGCGCAGGAGGTGGCGATGGCGATTACCGCCTCGACCCTCACCACGGTGATCGTCTTCCTCCCGGTTGTCTTCGTCCAGGGCCTGGCTTCGCAGATTTTCCGGGATCTTTCCCTTACCGTTGCCTTTTCCCTCCTCGCCTCCCTCCTGGTGGCGCTGACCCTCGTGCCGGTGCTTGCCTACCGGCTGCTCCCGGCAGTTCCTGCCGCGGCGCAGCCCCGCACCTGGGCGGGGCGGGCGAGCAGCGCCGTCGGGCGCTGGCTGGAAGCGGTCCGGGATTTCTACCGGGTGGTGCTGGCCTGGGCGCTGGAGCACCGGAAAGCCGTGGTCCTCGGAACGCTTGCGGTTTTTCTTGCTTCCCTCGCCCTCGTCCCCGTGATCGGTGTGGAGTTTCTTCCCAAGATGGATGCCGGGGAGATTTCTATCAAGATTGAAATGCCCCGCGGGACTGCCCTCGCGGAAACGGGCAGGGTGGCCGGCCGGGTAGAAGAGATCTGCGCCTCCCTGCCGGAGGTCAGGACCACCTTCGTCAGCGTGGGTTCCGCCGAGGAGATGGGGGGCTTCGGCACCGCAGAGGCCGACAGGGCCAGGCTCAGGGTGCAGCTTGCCCCGCGCCGGGAGCGGCAGCGGAGCACCGAGGACGTTGTGGACGAAATCAGGCACCGGGTGGCAGGGATTCCCGGCGCCAGGATCGACGTGGCGGCGGTTGACCCTAAAATGGCCGGGATGCCCACCGAGGCTCCCATCGCTCTAACCGTCCGGGGGGAGGACCTGGGGGTTCTCAAGAATGCGGCCGAACTTGTGGCTCAAGAGGTGCGCCGCGTCCCCGGCACCAGGGACGTCAGGACCTCCCTCGAGGAGGGAAAGCCTGAGGTCGAGGTAAGGCTGGACCGCGACCGCGCCGCTGCTTATGGCCTGGGCACTGCCCAGGTTGCCCAGACGCTGAGGACGGCGGTCTTCGGGCAGGTGGTCACCCGCTACCGGAGCGGCGGGGAGGAGCTGGACCTGAGGGTGCGCCTCGCGCCGGGAGCGCGGCAGCGAGTGCAGGATCTGGGTGACCTGCGCATTGCCTCCCCTGCGGGAATTGCCGTTCCCCTGAGGGAAATTGCCGAACTCCGGGAGGTGGAGGGGCCCTCCATCATCACCCGGGAGAACCAGACCCGCGTCTGCTACGTCACCGGTGACCTGAAGGGGCGCCCGCTGGGGGATGTTATGAAGGACGTCCAGGCGCGGCTTGCCGCACTCAGGCTCCCCCCGGGGTACGAGATCATTTACGGCGGGGAGCACAAAGAAATGAAGGAGTCTTTTGGGAGCCTGACGTTTGCCCTGCTGCTCGGGGTGCTTCTGGTCTACATGGTGATGGCCTCCCAGTTCGAGTCTCTCTTCCATCCCTTCGTGATCATGTTCACCATGCCGCTGGCCTTCATCGGAGTGGTGCTGGGCCTTGTCTTGACCGGGAAGACCTTCAACATCGCCACCTTTATCGGAGTGATCATGCTGGCGGGGATCGTCGTCAACAACGCCATCGTCCTCGTTGACTATATTAATACTTTGAGGCGGCGGGGGATGGAGCTCCGGGAGGCGATTTTGCAGGCGGGGCCGGTGCGCCTCCGCCCTGTGCTCATGACCGCCCTGACCACCATCCTCGGGATGGTTCCCCTCGCCCTCGGCATCGGGGAGGGGGCCGAGGCGGATGCTCCCCTCGCCGTTGCGGTCATCGGCGGCCTGACCGTGGCGACCTTTCTGACGCTGGTGGTCGTTCCTGTAGTGTACACCCTGCTGGAGGACCTGGGGGGCCGGCTCCAGGGCCGGTTCGGCAGCGCCCGCCAGGCCGCCGGGCTTGAGGAATTTCCTGGAGGGGTTGAGAGGTGA
- a CDS encoding TetR/AcrR family transcriptional regulator — protein MKERDKRTAILRAAAAVFAAKGFHPATVEEIAARAGVGKGTVYEYFSSKKELFRELLRAGMESYLAAVRKRLEASGPAREVLTEIARAHFRFAAEHGALARLLFEGQGGPASWAGEWLKEAQDRKLAVLIRIIARGIARGEFRPVDPRLAAQIFLGALGALCLPLFLGSPGAPAGGPAAAADAPGFPCDLQAQLEQGLDLLFRGLALQAPPQD, from the coding sequence GTGAAGGAAAGAGACAAGCGCACGGCAATTCTCAGGGCGGCAGCGGCGGTTTTTGCCGCCAAGGGGTTCCACCCCGCGACCGTTGAAGAGATCGCGGCCCGCGCCGGCGTCGGCAAGGGGACGGTCTACGAGTACTTCTCCAGCAAGAAGGAGCTTTTCCGGGAGTTGCTCCGGGCCGGGATGGAGTCCTACCTGGCTGCCGTCAGGAAGCGGCTGGAGGCTTCCGGCCCCGCCCGGGAAGTTCTCACCGAGATCGCCCGCGCCCACTTCCGCTTCGCGGCGGAGCACGGCGCCCTGGCCCGCCTCCTCTTTGAAGGGCAGGGAGGCCCCGCGTCCTGGGCCGGAGAATGGCTGAAGGAGGCGCAGGACAGGAAGCTGGCGGTGCTGATCAGGATCATCGCGCGGGGGATCGCCCGCGGGGAGTTCCGCCCCGTTGATCCCCGGCTTGCCGCGCAAATTTTCCTGGGGGCGCTGGGCGCCCTCTGCCTCCCGCTTTTCCTCGGCTCTCCCGGCGCACCTGCAGGCGGACCGGCAGCTGCAGCAGATGCCCCCGGCTTTCCCTGCGATCTCCAGGCGCAGCTTGAGCAGGGCCTCGATCTCCTCTTCCGCGGCCTCGCGCTTCAGGCCCCTCCGCAGGACTGA
- a CDS encoding HD domain-containing protein has product MKEGKSALYYHKLKQTDFQELQERMSRALGLAALITYPDGRPLTRLSGLCSFCALLNTSPEGRARCEASWVSSARAAVAAGKEALQTCHAGLVQLAVPLRVGGEIAAVALGGGVALRPLREEAAARLARETGLGLKKLREAAGAVPVWTEERLRAAVALVQAAADTVARLLHVRQELQRKVDELAALFEFSRTVSGSLQVAEVAQRALAAVLGLTGATSGSVVMLNEAMPGVAAAETAATLESCSEFRVVPAGEIVAAVEREARAAHFDSRPEGSTPAERRPAVAIPLTVGGRVTGVLTVAGRPGGARFTEDETVFLTTLGTSLGLALENARLYSSLREYYLSAVKALAAALEAKDVYTRGHSVRVAKWARACARVLGLGAEEQEQVYLAGLLHDLGKIGVREDVLLKPAPLTAEERKEMQSHPEVGVRILEPARFPAAVIAAVRHHHEDYDGGGYPAGLAGEEIPLLARIIRVADTYDAMTSARPYRQALASRQARRELRRLAGRQFDPRVVGAFLQIPADEMEDIARTGGGVATLMSLLAEVLSSLTHEGARG; this is encoded by the coding sequence ATGAAGGAAGGAAAATCAGCGCTTTACTATCATAAGCTGAAGCAGACCGATTTCCAGGAACTTCAGGAAAGGATGAGCCGGGCCCTGGGGCTGGCGGCTCTGATCACCTATCCGGACGGGCGTCCGCTGACCAGACTGTCCGGCCTCTGCTCTTTCTGCGCCCTGCTCAACACCAGCCCGGAAGGGCGGGCCAGATGCGAGGCTTCATGGGTGAGCTCCGCCCGGGCGGCGGTGGCTGCGGGGAAGGAGGCTCTTCAAACCTGCCACGCCGGGCTGGTGCAGCTCGCGGTTCCCCTGCGGGTGGGCGGCGAAATCGCGGCCGTGGCGCTGGGCGGGGGCGTAGCCTTGCGGCCGCTGAGAGAGGAGGCGGCGGCGCGGCTGGCCCGGGAAACGGGCCTTGGCCTGAAGAAACTTCGGGAGGCAGCCGGGGCGGTGCCCGTCTGGACGGAAGAGCGGCTCCGGGCCGCCGTGGCGCTGGTCCAGGCGGCAGCGGACACCGTGGCCCGGCTGCTGCACGTCAGGCAGGAGCTCCAGAGGAAGGTGGACGAGCTTGCCGCCCTCTTTGAATTTAGCCGGACGGTTTCTGGCAGTCTCCAGGTGGCCGAAGTGGCGCAGCGGGCCCTGGCAGCGGTGCTGGGGTTGACCGGAGCGACCAGCGGGTCGGTGGTGATGCTGAACGAGGCGATGCCGGGGGTTGCGGCAGCAGAAACCGCGGCTACCCTGGAGTCCTGCAGCGAGTTCCGGGTTGTGCCTGCAGGCGAAATAGTCGCTGCTGTTGAGCGCGAGGCCCGCGCCGCCCACTTTGACAGCCGTCCCGAAGGAAGCACGCCTGCAGAAAGGCGGCCGGCGGTAGCCATCCCTCTCACGGTTGGAGGCAGGGTGACGGGCGTGCTGACCGTAGCGGGCAGGCCGGGAGGCGCGCGCTTCACCGAAGACGAGACCGTTTTTTTAACAACGCTGGGCACCAGTCTGGGGCTGGCGCTGGAGAACGCCCGTCTCTACTCGTCGCTGCGGGAGTATTATTTAAGCGCCGTGAAGGCGCTGGCGGCGGCATTGGAGGCCAAGGATGTTTACACACGGGGTCATTCCGTGCGGGTGGCGAAGTGGGCGCGGGCCTGCGCCCGCGTGCTGGGGCTTGGCGCCGAAGAGCAGGAACAGGTCTACCTGGCCGGGCTTTTGCACGATCTGGGCAAGATCGGCGTGCGGGAAGACGTTCTTCTCAAGCCGGCGCCCCTCACGGCAGAAGAAAGAAAGGAGATGCAGAGCCACCCCGAGGTGGGGGTCAGGATTCTGGAGCCGGCCAGGTTTCCGGCGGCGGTCATTGCAGCCGTGCGGCACCACCACGAGGACTACGACGGCGGCGGTTATCCTGCAGGTCTGGCGGGAGAGGAGATTCCGCTTCTGGCGCGCATCATCCGCGTGGCCGATACTTATGATGCCATGACTTCCGCCAGGCCCTACCGGCAGGCGCTTGCTTCCCGGCAGGCGCGAAGGGAGCTGCGGCGGCTGGCAGGCCGGCAGTTTGACCCGCGCGTGGTGGGGGCCTTCCTCCAGATTCCAGCTGATGAAATGGAAGATATTGCCAGAACGGGGGGGGGGGTAGCTACCCTGATGTCTCTGCTGGCAGAAGTGTTGTCTTCGCTGACTCATGAGGGGGCAAGGGGGTAG